Within Porites lutea chromosome 2, jaPorLute2.1, whole genome shotgun sequence, the genomic segment ttgttcgctatgaTGAGATTTCCTTATATCAACGTTCTTTTTCTTATATTACTTTACTATTtatactggggtaaagaaaatggttcgttatatcaaggttcgtTACATGGAGGTTCCACTGTGGTGTTATTATAAGCTTCTCTAAACCATTTCATGCAGCCGTGGTTATCCTAATCTTCTTGGGCTACGTGAAAATTTCGCCTTTTTTTTGTGTACATTGTCACGTGTACTAGTACCATCGGAAAGCATGAGTAGACTCCAGTGCTCTTGATACTTTCATGCAGCAAAAGTAAGCAGTTGGACTGTGACAATCAGTGCTCAATCACAGTTCTTAAACTGGACTCACTTGAATGATTTGAAATGCAACAGTACAGTTCaagtgtaaagaaataatttttggaaAGGAGAACAATGCTACTAATTACCCTGCTTAATTTACAATATTGCACAGTGTGAAAACTTGACCTTACTTGGTGTTACCTTCCAGTCTAACTGTCTACTTGTTAAGTATGTtgttaaaactaaactaaatgAAGCGAACAAAAGTCTTTACATAATAAGAGAACTTAAGAAAGTGGGATAGCCAAGATGAAATCAATCATCTTTTTAAGCCATCGTTCTTCCTAAAATAGTGTCTGGTCTCCCTGTTGATAGCGTATGTTCCTCAATACTTTACAATATCCACGAGCTCTTTGAAAAATGTGATAGGAAAATCTTAAAGAAAATTAGTAGCAACAGTTGTCAACTCTGTACCCTATGTTACCCCAAGACAAAGCATTCTCCCTTTGCTTAAGACGAGGTAATAGTCAGTTACCTAAGATAAAACACTGAACATTTTAatagtagttttttttttaatagcctTAGTTTCAGATACAATTATTCTCACCGTAAGTGCCTTTATTAATCTCCACAGTTGAAGTTTAATATATCATTAATTTTGATATGTTTATTGTATCTGATGAATAAAggcattattactattattattattactatctctattatcacagtctttgctggtgttctttttgcgcatcagccgggcgcaaaccatgcacctagagcgtcagtcactcaagtcaatcattctgttcatacactgagcacctttctaaggattcgtgcagatcccagcatgcagatcttttgaatctctgtcatactagctctctctgatactttcttgatgttttctaccatacccttcttcactgtaccaagcgcaccaacaaccacagggatcactacggttttcatatgccacattctctgtatttctagttctaggtctttgtacttgcattttttttcagtttccttcagtgcgatgtttctatctgatggaacagtcatatcaataagtttgcaggtggaattcactgaatctttaacgatgatatctggtctgttcgctgttatagttctatcagtattgactggcatgtcccacatgatggtgatgttgttatctttattgtgtatcacggtctgtggttcgtgttcgtaccatttgtctgcaatctctatatcatgatctttacatatgctccaatggagatatgctgcagcattattgtgcctggagatgtactctgttttggctaatacctcacatccagatacaatatggtgcactgtctcttcatgttgcgaacacaatctgcatttgctctccacttgctggccacatattattttctggtagtttctggtgtttattgcctggtcttgagctgcaacaagtagtccctctgtttctcctttcaaattacttgacaaccatttgttggtagtgactgtgtctacatgaggtttctctaggatctttggatactggccatgcaatgctttgtttttccacttttcttctttcattgacttcatcCTGGACTTAAACACGTGTTTCAGGGCTTTAGCATTTTCAGAGGCAGATTTATCTACTCTGTTCTCAATCTCTGGCATTGTTActtcccttttgaatttagtagcaTTCTTGGATATTGAATTCTTGGCTTTAGATCTTTCATGTTCAAGCACCTGCTTTGGATATTGCCCTTCCTTGTGCTTCAGATAGTGATCAAGCCCTATTGTTGCAGTTTTGAATGCTGTTTCTACATCAATCAGGCCCCCTACCTCCATCTTTTCTTGGGATGTACAGCCTTTCCACATCTGCTTTAGGATGTAACATCTTGTGCATGTTCAAtagtttgcgtgtttttgtgtcaatcttcttcagttctgAGATTTTCCAGTCAATGATGCCAAAGCTATATTGCACAACTGGGACTGCAAGACTATTGATAgcttctattttatttcttcCATTGAGCTCAGTTCTTAGGATTAATCTTACTCTCCTATTatattcttttcttatcttctctttcattttgctaTGCTGGATAccatcactttcatctacacCCAGGTATTTGTATACTCCTTCCTGGTTCAACTCTTGTATTTCTGTGTCATCATCTATTACTATGTTTCCAGTTGAGGCCAGTTTACCTTTCATGAAACTGGCTTTGGCACATTTCTCAAGTCCGAATTCCATACCAATATCATCACTGAATTGTTTCACTATTTTCAGTTCTCCAACTTGTTCTTGCTCGTTCTTGCTATACAATTTTAGATCATCCATATAAAACAGATTGCTTATTGGAGCACTTGTGTTTAAGATCTTGTAACCATACCCAGATGTAGCCAGCTCTGATGTTAAAGGCACAAGGGCTAGGCAAAATAGCAGAGGTGAGAATGAATCTCCTTGAAAGATCCCTCTTTTGATCTTGATTTGATCTGTTGTGATACATCCATCATTGTAAGATAGCTTCATCGTAGTTTTCCAGTTGCTCATTGAGGTTCTCATGAACTTGATTAGtttttcattaaatttgtaAATCTGTAAGGTCTTCAGTATCCAACTGTGAGGAACACTATCATAGGCTTTTCTGTAGTCTATCCAAGTCATActcaagttctttttcttctttttgcagtcttctatgatcattttatttattaggaGCTGATCTTTGCATCCATATGAACCCCTGACACAACCTCTCTGTTCTTCCGGCAGTATATCATTCTTTGTGATATGGGTGTAGCTTCTTTCAGTTAAAATTGATATGAGCACCTTGCAGGATGTTGATAAACAGGCAATTGGTCTATAGTTTTTGAGGTTCTCTGT encodes:
- the LOC140926092 gene encoding uncharacterized protein, which codes for MKIQAKAQRIRRYVKRSKQFSQNQMFANDRKKFFRNLGKDQISVEKPPKKEATETFWRNILENDREHNHSAEWIKREEQKYADTECQPWEDISQDELQTVLKKASNWKSPSPDAVPNFWLKQLTALHQHLLNAYNQAIEHPENLPDWFTTAQTYLLPKNKDTENLKNYRPIACLSTSCKVLISILTERSYTHITKNDILPEEQRALVPLTSELATSGYGYKILNTSAPISNLFYMDDLKLYSKNEQEQVGELKIVKQFSDDIGMEFGLEKCAKASFMKGKLASTGNIVIDDDTEIQELNQEGVYKYLGVDESDGIQHSKMKEKIRKEYNRRVRLILRTELNGRNKIEAINSLAVPVVQYSFGIIDWKISELKKIDTKTRKLLNMHKMLHPKADVERLYIPRKDGGRGPD